Proteins from a single region of Cytophagaceae bacterium:
- a CDS encoding PepSY domain-containing protein, whose amino-acid sequence MWLPPKIGQPITSYATLIFVFMILTGLVLWWPKNKAAAKQRFWFRWKNTTQWKRKNYDLHNILGFYSSVLLLIISITGIFFGIQWFTYLIYKGTGGEKELLFTEPVSQKTKSIGFKRPVTDLVWEKMKAEHPKAISLEVHAIESDSSAIGANVNTREDMYWSIDYRYFDQYTLKEIPVNHVYGRLKDANTADKLIRMTYDIHTGGILGFSGKVLAFLLSLVAASLPVTGFMVWWGRRKK is encoded by the coding sequence TTGTGGCTACCGCCCAAAATCGGTCAGCCAATTACCTCTTATGCAACTTTGATATTTGTTTTTATGATCCTCACAGGCCTTGTACTTTGGTGGCCTAAAAACAAGGCGGCAGCCAAACAAAGGTTTTGGTTTAGATGGAAAAATACTACTCAATGGAAGCGAAAAAATTATGATCTTCACAACATCCTGGGTTTTTATAGCTCAGTTTTATTGCTTATCATTTCAATTACAGGCATTTTCTTTGGTATTCAATGGTTTACGTATCTTATATACAAGGGTACTGGCGGCGAAAAAGAACTACTTTTTACAGAGCCGGTTTCGCAAAAAACCAAAAGTATTGGTTTTAAGAGACCTGTTACGGATTTGGTTTGGGAAAAAATGAAAGCTGAACACCCGAAAGCAATTTCACTGGAAGTTCATGCGATTGAGTCAGATTCGTCGGCTATCGGAGCCAATGTCAATACCCGGGAAGATATGTATTGGAGTATCGACTATCGTTATTTTGATCAATATACTCTCAAAGAAATCCCGGTAAATCATGTTTATGGCAGACTTAAAGACGCCAACACTGCCGATAAACTCATCAGGATGACATATGATATCCATACCGGAGGGATTTTAGGCTTTTCAGGCAAAGTTCTGGCATTTTTATTATCGCTTGTTGCCGCCAGTTTACCCGTAACGGGTTTTATGGTTTGGTGGGGAAGAAGAAAGAAGTGA
- the hypE gene encoding hydrogenase expression/formation protein HypE — protein MPKFDFEVITLGHGSGGLLTQRLLQSGVFDILKNDKLDQQHDGAILDISGKIAISTDSYVISPLFFEGGNIGDLAINGTVNDLAMCGAMAKYLTLSFIIEEGLSMEDFWAILVSIKNAADHAGVEIVTGDTKVVEKGKGDKIFINTSGVGIVHPEAKIHHNRIGLGDKIILSGPIAAHGIAIMSHRKGLEFETTIASDTRNLNFVVADLLDNFGEKIHFLRDATRGGVASVLNEVAGITKLGYLLEQKSIKIDEQVEGACEMLGLDPLYVANEGVFLAIVSESIADDFVKKLHQNGFEDAAIVGEVNEEHPSKVIMKSKIGGRRVVNYLTGEQLPRIC, from the coding sequence ATGCCAAAATTCGATTTTGAGGTCATCACACTAGGGCATGGAAGCGGTGGATTGCTTACCCAAAGGCTCCTGCAATCAGGGGTGTTTGATATTTTAAAAAACGATAAACTGGACCAGCAGCATGATGGAGCCATTTTGGATATTTCAGGAAAAATAGCCATCAGCACTGATAGTTACGTGATATCTCCTCTGTTTTTTGAAGGGGGAAATATTGGCGACCTGGCTATAAACGGTACGGTTAATGACCTGGCCATGTGCGGGGCCATGGCAAAATACCTCACGCTGTCGTTTATAATAGAAGAAGGCCTGAGCATGGAGGATTTTTGGGCTATTTTGGTTTCCATAAAAAACGCTGCAGACCACGCCGGGGTTGAAATTGTGACCGGAGATACCAAAGTTGTTGAAAAAGGAAAAGGCGATAAGATTTTTATCAATACGAGCGGAGTAGGAATAGTGCACCCAGAAGCCAAAATCCATCATAACCGTATCGGGTTGGGCGATAAAATCATTCTGAGCGGACCTATTGCTGCTCATGGCATTGCCATCATGAGTCACAGAAAAGGGCTGGAATTTGAAACCACCATAGCGAGTGACACCCGCAACCTGAATTTTGTAGTTGCCGATCTGTTGGACAATTTTGGAGAAAAAATTCATTTTTTACGAGATGCCACCCGAGGAGGAGTAGCTTCGGTGCTCAATGAAGTGGCCGGAATTACAAAATTGGGATATTTACTTGAGCAAAAAAGCATTAAGATTGATGAGCAAGTGGAAGGAGCCTGCGAAATGCTGGGACTCGACCCCCTCTATGTGGCCAACGAAGGTGTATTTCTGGCCATTGTTTCAGAATCAATTGCAGATGATTTTGTAAAAAAACTCCATCAAAACGGTTTCGAAGATGCGGCCATCGTCGGTGAAGTAAACGAGGAGCACCCTTCCAAAGTAATTATGAAAAGTAAAATCGGAGGGCGAAGGGTTGTTAATTATCTTACAGGAGAACAGCTACCGAGGATTTGTTAA
- the hypD gene encoding hydrogenase formation protein HypD, translated as MKFLSEYRDPELVQQYIEELHKITTRPWTIMEICGGQTHSLVKNGILELLPKHITMVHGPGCPVCVTPIGIIDEAITLSQMPNVILCSYGDMLRVPGTKISLLETKAEGADVRILYSPLEAVSIAQQNPEKEVVFFAVGFETTAPANALSVVNAEKMGVKNYSILASHVLVPPAMEAILSDPENLIDAFLAAGHVCTIMGTEEYYPIAEKYKIPIVITGFEPVDLLQGIYMAVSQLEKGQYLVENQYSRSVQAAGNPNAMATINSVFEVSDRSWRGIGHIPKSGYDVNQKYKAYNARLKFGLGNTAIETDNECISGQIMKGLKKPHDCPHFGKKCKPEHPLGAPMVSSEGACAAYYHYQPVV; from the coding sequence ATGAAATTTCTTTCAGAATACAGAGACCCGGAGCTTGTACAGCAATATATTGAAGAATTGCACAAAATCACCACTCGTCCCTGGACAATCATGGAGATTTGCGGTGGTCAAACTCACAGTCTGGTAAAAAATGGCATTCTTGAACTTTTGCCTAAACACATCACAATGGTCCATGGGCCAGGCTGCCCCGTTTGTGTTACTCCCATCGGGATAATCGACGAAGCCATTACACTTAGCCAAATGCCCAATGTAATCCTGTGCTCTTATGGAGATATGCTGCGGGTTCCTGGCACTAAAATTAGCCTGCTCGAAACCAAAGCCGAAGGTGCTGATGTAAGAATTTTGTATTCGCCTCTGGAAGCCGTTTCAATAGCTCAGCAAAATCCCGAAAAAGAAGTGGTGTTTTTTGCAGTGGGATTTGAAACCACAGCCCCTGCCAATGCCCTGAGCGTAGTAAATGCCGAGAAAATGGGAGTCAAAAACTATTCCATTCTGGCCTCGCACGTGTTGGTTCCGCCAGCTATGGAAGCCATTTTGAGCGACCCGGAAAACCTGATAGATGCCTTTTTAGCAGCAGGACATGTGTGTACCATCATGGGTACCGAAGAGTATTATCCAATTGCAGAAAAATACAAAATTCCGATCGTGATTACGGGATTTGAACCGGTAGATTTACTTCAGGGAATTTATATGGCGGTATCACAATTGGAAAAAGGACAATACTTGGTTGAAAATCAATATTCAAGAAGCGTACAGGCAGCAGGAAACCCAAATGCAATGGCTACAATCAATTCAGTATTTGAGGTAAGTGATCGCAGCTGGCGGGGAATAGGACATATACCAAAAAGCGGATACGATGTCAACCAAAAATATAAAGCCTACAATGCCCGTTTGAAGTTTGGTTTGGGAAATACTGCCATCGAAACCGACAATGAATGTATAAGTGGCCAGATCATGAAAGGATTAAAAAAGCCGCATGATTGTCCGCATTTTGGCAAAAAATGCAAGCCAGAACATCCCCTCGGTGCTCCTATGGTGAGCAGTGAAGGAGCCTGTGCGGCTTATTATCATTATCAACCGGTAGTTTAA
- a CDS encoding HypC/HybG/HupF family hydrogenase formation chaperone, whose amino-acid sequence MCLAIPGKIVSIEGLDDTFRTGKVSFGGIIKNVNLCMLPEAKIDDYVLVHVGVAISIVDEEEAKLTFYYLNQMGEVEGELNE is encoded by the coding sequence ATGTGCCTGGCGATACCCGGAAAAATAGTTTCGATAGAAGGACTGGATGACACTTTCCGCACAGGCAAAGTTTCATTTGGTGGAATAATAAAAAATGTGAATTTATGTATGCTTCCTGAAGCCAAAATAGATGACTATGTGCTCGTGCATGTAGGTGTGGCCATCAGTATAGTGGATGAAGAAGAAGCAAAACTTACATTTTATTATCTCAATCAAATGGGGGAAGTGGAAGGGGAACTGAATGAGTGA
- the hypF gene encoding carbamoyltransferase HypF: MPAFQLHIQGLVQGVGFRPFVHRLAIKYHINGWVSNGTDGVRILADHGNNTTLEAFFYEILNSPPKNAVIISNKISEIIEESSPGFRIVESTNNAEANLMIPPDISMCEDCRKELNTGNNRRFGYPFITCVNCGPRYSIQTKLPYDRQHTTMGHLTQCNECQKEYDDPENIRHYSQTNSCPDCAIKLHFYDYKGSEINLNQVNIILETVKQLSYGKIIALKGTGGYLLLCDAINHVTVSELRKRKNRPGKPFALLFSDIKSLKKEVRIRDIEAKSLQSEAAPIVLCKIQNPNSHLATEQIAPGLAKLGVMLPNSPLLQLISENFGKPLVATSANLSGSPIVYLDEEALKYLGEFADFIITYDREIVAPQDDSVEQITESGQRIILRRSRGLAPNYYPLTFSLPKTPTLAMGADMKAAFGVNTGKNLFISQYLGDQSSFDSQQSYDTTLNHISNLMDFVPKTIISDLHPGYFTSQKAEELKIKYNSELIQIQHHKAHFLSVLAENNLLDLKDKTLGVIWDGVGYGEDGKIWGGEFFTFQNKKIERVAHWEYFHQLLGDKMSKEPRISALSLLKKSKHKEILRPYFSEKEWVFYENLVETSPEIQTSSMGRMMDGLACILGLKAINTYESEAAMLLENLAAKNPNKTSDFYTFELKGAIINNVSIFENIIEDIQNKMPIAEIAEKFFNTLVKSIERISVENQTRRIAFSGGVMQNAFFVDKIIENLGKQFDLYFHQQLSPNDENIALGQLAFHYLEEEILGVGNLEKNIKIG, translated from the coding sequence ATGCCTGCCTTCCAACTACATATTCAAGGTCTCGTACAGGGGGTTGGATTCAGACCATTTGTACATAGGTTGGCCATAAAATACCATATAAATGGTTGGGTAAGCAACGGTACCGATGGAGTGAGAATTTTAGCTGATCATGGCAATAATACTACTCTTGAAGCATTTTTTTATGAAATATTAAATTCACCACCAAAAAATGCTGTTATCATTTCAAATAAAATTTCTGAGATTATAGAAGAGTCTTCACCGGGATTCAGGATTGTAGAAAGTACAAACAATGCTGAAGCAAATCTGATGATTCCTCCAGACATTTCAATGTGTGAGGACTGTCGGAAAGAGCTTAACACCGGCAATAACCGAAGGTTTGGCTATCCATTTATTACCTGTGTAAATTGTGGGCCCCGGTATTCGATTCAAACCAAATTACCATATGACAGGCAACATACTACCATGGGGCATCTGACCCAATGTAACGAATGCCAAAAAGAATACGATGACCCGGAAAATATACGTCATTACAGTCAGACCAATTCATGTCCCGATTGTGCCATTAAACTTCATTTCTATGATTATAAAGGCTCGGAGATTAATCTTAATCAGGTAAATATAATTTTAGAAACCGTCAAACAGCTCAGTTATGGTAAAATAATAGCCCTAAAAGGTACCGGAGGATATTTGCTCTTGTGCGATGCCATAAATCACGTAACTGTTTCTGAATTACGAAAAAGAAAAAACCGTCCGGGAAAGCCATTTGCTTTGCTTTTTTCTGATATAAAATCTTTGAAAAAAGAAGTAAGAATAAGGGATATTGAGGCAAAAAGCCTGCAATCTGAGGCCGCACCGATAGTTTTGTGCAAAATACAAAATCCAAATTCCCATTTGGCCACAGAACAGATCGCCCCTGGTTTGGCTAAACTTGGGGTAATGTTACCTAACTCCCCACTATTACAATTGATTTCTGAAAATTTTGGTAAGCCTTTGGTTGCCACAAGTGCCAATTTGAGCGGCTCTCCAATCGTATATCTTGATGAAGAGGCTTTGAAATATCTGGGAGAATTTGCAGATTTTATTATCACTTATGACCGGGAAATTGTGGCTCCCCAAGACGACAGTGTGGAGCAAATTACAGAGTCAGGTCAGAGAATAATTTTGAGAAGAAGTCGAGGATTAGCTCCCAATTATTATCCTTTAACCTTCTCATTGCCCAAAACACCTACTTTAGCAATGGGTGCCGACATGAAGGCGGCTTTTGGAGTAAACACCGGAAAAAACCTTTTTATCAGTCAGTATTTGGGGGATCAATCGAGTTTTGATTCTCAGCAAAGTTATGATACCACTCTGAATCATATCAGCAATTTGATGGATTTTGTACCCAAAACTATCATTTCCGACTTACATCCCGGGTATTTTACGAGCCAAAAAGCTGAAGAATTAAAAATAAAATACAATTCAGAACTTATTCAGATTCAGCACCATAAAGCACACTTTTTATCGGTTTTGGCCGAAAATAATTTATTGGATTTAAAAGATAAAACCCTTGGAGTTATCTGGGATGGGGTGGGTTATGGTGAAGACGGTAAAATATGGGGAGGAGAGTTTTTTACTTTCCAAAACAAAAAAATAGAAAGAGTTGCTCATTGGGAATATTTTCATCAACTATTGGGCGACAAAATGAGCAAAGAGCCCAGAATTAGTGCTTTGAGCCTTTTGAAAAAAAGCAAACATAAAGAAATTTTGAGGCCTTATTTTTCAGAAAAAGAATGGGTTTTCTATGAAAATCTAGTAGAAACTTCGCCCGAAATACAAACCAGTAGTATGGGTCGAATGATGGATGGATTGGCCTGTATTCTGGGCTTAAAAGCGATTAATACATACGAAAGTGAGGCAGCCATGCTTCTGGAAAATCTGGCTGCGAAGAATCCCAACAAAACAAGTGATTTTTATACATTTGAGCTTAAAGGAGCTATAATAAACAATGTAAGTATTTTCGAAAATATTATAGAAGACATTCAAAACAAAATGCCAATTGCAGAAATAGCTGAAAAGTTTTTTAATACTTTGGTAAAAAGCATAGAAAGAATATCAGTGGAAAACCAAACCAGGAGGATTGCTTTCAGTGGAGGCGTAATGCAAAATGCTTTTTTTGTGGACAAAATTATTGAAAATCTTGGTAAACAGTTTGATTTATATTTCCACCAACAATTAAGCCCAAATGATGAAAACATAGCCTTGGGGCAGCTGGCATTTCACTATTTAGAAGAGGAAATATTAGGTGTAGGAAATTTAGAAAAAAACATAAAAATTGGTTAG
- the hypB gene encoding hydrogenase nickel incorporation protein HypB codes for MCVTCGCGTDNHHDHDHSHGHSHGGEKKVIDLEQDILHENNLLAQRNRGYFEGRNIFAINMVSSPGSGKTSLLEKTLTDLKNDLKFAVIEGDQQTNNDADRIHATGTKVTQINTGKGCHLDAHMVLHALQGMKPPADSILFIENVGNLVCPAMFDLGENERVVVISVTEGEDKPIKYPDMFHTSGICVINKIDLLPYVPFDLEKCKEYALKVNPNLKFFEVSCTSGEGLTEWYNWLKERVLTEA; via the coding sequence ATGTGTGTCACTTGTGGATGTGGAACAGATAATCACCACGATCATGACCATTCGCACGGTCATAGTCACGGTGGAGAAAAAAAAGTGATTGATCTCGAGCAGGATATTTTACACGAAAACAACCTCCTGGCCCAAAGAAACCGCGGATATTTTGAAGGTAGAAATATTTTTGCAATCAATATGGTGAGTTCACCAGGCTCAGGCAAGACTTCTCTTTTGGAAAAAACCCTGACTGACCTGAAAAATGATCTGAAATTTGCAGTGATTGAAGGTGATCAGCAAACTAATAACGATGCCGACAGAATCCATGCCACTGGTACAAAAGTGACCCAAATCAATACCGGAAAAGGCTGTCATCTCGATGCCCACATGGTGCTGCATGCACTTCAGGGAATGAAACCGCCCGCAGACTCAATCCTTTTTATTGAGAATGTTGGTAATTTGGTTTGCCCGGCCATGTTTGACCTCGGCGAAAACGAACGGGTAGTAGTTATTAGCGTTACTGAGGGGGAAGACAAGCCCATAAAATACCCGGATATGTTTCATACTTCAGGTATTTGTGTTATAAATAAAATTGATTTGCTGCCCTATGTCCCTTTTGATTTAGAGAAATGCAAAGAGTATGCATTGAAAGTAAACCCAAATCTGAAATTTTTCGAGGTGAGCTGTACCAGTGGAGAAGGATTGACAGAGTGGTATAACTGGCTGAAAGAGCGTGTACTGACCGAAGCATAA
- the hypA gene encoding hydrogenase maturation nickel metallochaperone HypA: MHELSIVMSIVDIATKQTQQANAQEVEEIELVIGELSGVEMSSFDFAWTQGIRNSVLENARREIIRPEGMARCIDCDAEFKIHQFFDPCPKCNSHFVSILQGKEMRVKSLVVK, encoded by the coding sequence ATGCATGAGCTCTCCATTGTGATGAGTATCGTGGATATCGCCACGAAGCAAACTCAGCAAGCCAATGCTCAGGAAGTTGAAGAAATTGAGCTTGTGATAGGAGAGTTAAGCGGAGTGGAAATGTCATCTTTTGATTTTGCCTGGACCCAGGGAATAAGGAATTCGGTTTTAGAAAATGCCCGACGGGAGATAATCAGACCTGAAGGAATGGCCAGGTGTATCGACTGTGATGCGGAGTTTAAAATCCACCAGTTTTTTGACCCTTGTCCTAAATGTAACAGTCATTTTGTGAGTATTTTACAAGGTAAAGAAATGAGGGTAAAATCATTGGTGGTAAAATAA
- a CDS encoding hydrogenase small subunit, which translates to MFDEQEQKSPTYYDEVIRKGYSRRDFLSFCTMMAAYMGLNQSGIAQVTKAMSEKPRLPVIWLHFQECTCCSESFIRSSHPIVADVLLDKISLDYTETLMAASGFQAEQAMLNTMEKYKGEYILCVEGSVPTGADGVYCMIGGKTSMQILEEAAENAKAIIAWGSCASNGCVQAAKPNPTSATPIHKLIKGKPIIKVPGCPPIGEVMAGVIVHVVTFGTIPELDSSGRPKAFYGKRVHDTCYRRAYYDAGLFVETFDDENAKKGYCLYKMGCKGPVTYNACGTMKWNNGTSFPIQSGHGCIGCSEANYWDSGRIYERASIFPGFGIEANADTIGKVALGVTVAGAAAHAVMTNIRKNNIIHAIEEEGKASEKEL; encoded by the coding sequence ATGTTTGACGAGCAAGAACAAAAAAGCCCTACTTACTATGACGAGGTCATAAGGAAAGGGTATTCCCGCAGAGATTTTCTTTCGTTTTGCACCATGATGGCAGCCTATATGGGTCTGAATCAATCAGGTATCGCACAGGTTACGAAAGCTATGAGTGAAAAACCAAGACTTCCGGTAATTTGGTTGCATTTTCAGGAATGTACCTGTTGTAGCGAAAGTTTTATCCGATCCTCTCACCCTATTGTAGCTGATGTTCTTTTGGATAAAATTTCATTGGACTACACTGAAACTCTTATGGCTGCGAGTGGCTTTCAGGCTGAGCAGGCTATGCTCAATACAATGGAAAAATACAAAGGAGAATATATATTATGTGTTGAAGGAAGTGTTCCAACTGGTGCTGACGGTGTGTATTGTATGATAGGTGGAAAAACTTCAATGCAGATTCTTGAAGAAGCGGCTGAAAACGCCAAGGCCATCATTGCATGGGGTAGTTGTGCTTCCAATGGCTGTGTGCAGGCCGCTAAACCTAATCCTACTTCGGCAACACCGATTCATAAATTGATAAAAGGAAAACCAATTATTAAAGTACCCGGTTGTCCACCAATTGGAGAAGTTATGGCAGGTGTGATTGTCCATGTGGTTACATTCGGTACTATTCCGGAATTAGACAGCAGTGGTCGTCCAAAAGCATTTTATGGCAAAAGAGTTCATGATACCTGTTACAGAAGAGCATATTATGACGCTGGTCTGTTTGTTGAAACTTTTGACGATGAAAACGCTAAAAAAGGCTATTGTTTATATAAAATGGGTTGTAAAGGGCCGGTTACTTATAACGCCTGCGGTACTATGAAATGGAACAACGGTACGAGTTTCCCAATACAGAGCGGTCATGGATGTATAGGTTGCAGCGAAGCCAACTACTGGGACAGCGGCAGGATTTATGAAAGAGCTTCGATCTTCCCTGGATTTGGTATTGAGGCCAATGCTGACACCATCGGTAAAGTGGCACTTGGAGTGACTGTTGCCGGGGCTGCAGCTCATGCAGTGATGACTAACATCAGGAAGAATAATATCATTCATGCCATTGAAGAAGAAGGGAAAGCATCTGAAAAAGAGCTTTAA
- a CDS encoding nickel-dependent hydrogenase large subunit — translation MSQRIVVDPITRIEGHLRVEADIENGKIKDAYSSGTMVRLLEEILKGRDPRDAWAFVGRVCGVCTSTHSLVSVRAVEDALGIVVPPNAELVRNIMFATLYMHDHVVHFYHLHAMDWVDVVNALKADPKKTSELAQSISPWPKSSPGYFSDLQKRIKKFVDSGQLGIFANGYWGHPAYKLPAEVNLIGLAHYLEALEWQKEIVKIQAIFGGKNPHPNYLVGGMACSVGLDEMSGINAERLSYVKQLLDEGKRFIEQVYIPDLMAVASFYKDWGAIGGGLGNYLVYGDLPTNGFGDPKGFKFPAGAILNKDISKIHEVDLRKDEEVQEFVTNSWYSYEGGKDVGLHPWKGETKINYTGPKPPFKNLNTEEPYSYLKTPRWKGHAMEVGPLSRMLVGYASGRPEFKEVVDKALKDLGVPVTALFSTLGRTAARGLESVLVAQWGLEFYDQLITNIKNGDTRMAEQSKFDPSTWEKKSIGVGYGEAPRGALAHWINIEDQKIANYQLVVPTTWNASPRDAKGQRSAYEAALLDTPVADPNQPLELLRTIHSFDPCMACSVHLYDEDGKHLSRINVVGE, via the coding sequence ATGAGTCAGCGAATAGTGGTGGATCCAATAACCCGAATTGAGGGCCACCTTCGTGTTGAAGCCGATATAGAAAACGGAAAAATTAAAGATGCCTATAGCAGCGGTACCATGGTAAGGTTGCTTGAAGAAATCCTTAAAGGTCGTGATCCCCGTGATGCATGGGCATTTGTAGGCAGGGTATGTGGTGTATGTACCAGTACTCACTCTTTGGTAAGTGTTAGAGCAGTTGAAGATGCACTGGGCATAGTTGTTCCACCCAATGCCGAACTGGTAAGAAATATTATGTTTGCCACATTATATATGCATGATCATGTGGTGCATTTTTATCACTTACATGCTATGGACTGGGTGGATGTTGTAAATGCCTTGAAGGCAGATCCAAAGAAAACTTCAGAGCTTGCTCAAAGTATTTCGCCCTGGCCAAAAAGTTCACCGGGATATTTTTCTGATTTGCAAAAAAGAATCAAAAAGTTTGTTGATAGTGGCCAATTAGGGATTTTTGCCAATGGTTATTGGGGACACCCCGCATATAAACTTCCAGCTGAAGTCAATCTGATTGGTCTGGCTCATTATCTGGAAGCTTTGGAATGGCAAAAAGAAATAGTGAAAATTCAGGCGATTTTTGGAGGTAAAAACCCTCATCCTAACTATCTGGTAGGTGGTATGGCTTGTTCAGTAGGTTTAGACGAGATGAGCGGAATCAATGCAGAAAGACTTAGCTATGTAAAACAACTTCTTGATGAAGGAAAACGATTTATTGAGCAAGTTTATATTCCTGACCTAATGGCAGTTGCCAGTTTCTATAAAGACTGGGGTGCAATTGGTGGTGGATTAGGAAATTACTTGGTTTACGGCGATTTGCCAACTAACGGATTTGGTGATCCTAAAGGATTTAAATTCCCGGCAGGAGCAATTTTGAATAAAGATATCAGTAAAATTCATGAGGTAGATCTCAGAAAAGACGAGGAAGTTCAGGAATTTGTAACCAACTCCTGGTACAGTTATGAGGGAGGAAAAGATGTAGGCTTGCATCCATGGAAAGGTGAAACCAAAATAAACTATACAGGACCAAAACCACCATTCAAAAATCTGAATACAGAAGAACCTTATAGTTATCTGAAAACTCCAAGATGGAAAGGTCATGCTATGGAAGTAGGACCTCTGTCAAGGATGTTGGTGGGATATGCTTCTGGAAGACCAGAATTTAAAGAAGTAGTCGATAAAGCTCTAAAAGATCTTGGAGTACCTGTTACAGCTCTCTTCAGTACCCTCGGTCGTACAGCTGCTCGTGGCTTGGAAAGTGTTTTGGTAGCTCAGTGGGGTTTGGAATTCTATGACCAACTTATCACCAATATTAAAAATGGAGATACCCGTATGGCAGAGCAAAGTAAGTTTGACCCATCAACATGGGAGAAAAAATCTATAGGTGTAGGTTATGGCGAAGCTCCTAGAGGTGCATTGGCACACTGGATTAATATTGAAGATCAGAAAATTGCCAACTATCAATTGGTAGTACCAACCACCTGGAATGCCTCACCACGTGATGCCAAAGGTCAGCGAAGTGCTTATGAAGCCGCATTATTGGATACTCCGGTTGCAGATCCAAATCAGCCTCTGGAATTGCTTAGAACCATCCATAGTTTTGACCCTTGCATGGCTTGTAGCGTTCACTTATATGATGAAGATGGAAAGCATTTGAGCAGAATAAATGTAGTTGGAGAATAA
- the cybH gene encoding Ni/Fe-hydrogenase, b-type cytochrome subunit — MTDKYIKIHQMRRVYVWELPVRIYHWLNAGCILVLIATGFLIGDPLAIMSSKEATFQFLMGWVRFLHFAAAYIFLFNFLFRLYWGFVGNKYSQWHQFIPRDKKFLNEIWQILKIDILQLRGKEHVGIGHNALAGFIYFLTFIAFIIQIITGFGLYANTSDWWLPQMFSWVKPLFGGDIELRAIHHWAMWFFILFTVVHVYLVFYHDYVEGRGEISSMGGGWKFIEEDIFKEHKEERQREKSKFLSKVVKGLKALSRPSQNKK, encoded by the coding sequence ATGACAGATAAATATATAAAAATACACCAAATGCGTAGGGTGTATGTGTGGGAGTTGCCGGTAAGGATATATCACTGGCTTAATGCCGGATGTATATTGGTTTTGATAGCTACCGGTTTTTTAATTGGTGATCCTTTGGCTATAATGAGTTCCAAAGAGGCAACTTTTCAATTTCTGATGGGCTGGGTAAGGTTTTTACATTTTGCTGCAGCTTACATTTTTCTTTTTAATTTTTTGTTCAGGCTATATTGGGGTTTTGTGGGGAATAAATATTCTCAATGGCACCAGTTTATACCAAGAGACAAGAAATTTTTGAATGAAATATGGCAAATATTAAAAATCGATATTTTGCAATTGAGAGGGAAAGAGCATGTTGGTATCGGACATAATGCTTTGGCCGGTTTTATTTACTTTCTTACTTTCATAGCTTTTATAATCCAGATTATCACGGGTTTTGGCCTTTATGCCAATACCAGCGATTGGTGGTTGCCTCAGATGTTTTCCTGGGTGAAACCTCTTTTTGGAGGTGATATTGAGCTAAGGGCTATTCACCATTGGGCCATGTGGTTTTTTATTCTTTTCACTGTTGTGCACGTTTATCTGGTTTTTTATCATGATTATGTTGAAGGTCGTGGTGAAATTTCGTCTATGGGCGGGGGCTGGAAGTTTATCGAGGAAGATATTTTTAAAGAGCACAAAGAGGAAAGACAAAGGGAAAAATCTAAATTTTTGAGTAAAGTAGTTAAAGGTCTTAAAGCATTAAGCCGACCAAGTCAGAACAAGAAATAA
- a CDS encoding hydrogenase maturation protease, with translation MVKPVLILGIGNYLMGDEGVGVHIARALESELVSEDIDVIDGGTGGFHLLELFEQYPHIILVDATLDSNPTGTIRLIRPRFAADFPHAMSTHDIGLKDLVSALQLLDKMPDVHLFVVSIETIQQQGIELTPEIESVFPEVKSRVLDLANQLLKAYEVV, from the coding sequence ATGGTAAAACCTGTATTGATTTTAGGAATTGGAAATTATCTCATGGGAGATGAGGGTGTGGGAGTACATATTGCCAGAGCATTGGAAAGTGAATTAGTTTCTGAGGATATCGATGTCATAGATGGTGGTACCGGAGGATTTCATCTCTTAGAATTATTTGAGCAATATCCTCATATCATTTTGGTAGATGCTACCCTTGACTCCAACCCTACGGGAACAATCAGGTTGATAAGGCCCAGGTTTGCCGCAGATTTCCCACATGCAATGAGTACCCATGATATAGGACTCAAAGACCTGGTAAGTGCTTTGCAGTTATTAGACAAAATGCCAGATGTACATTTATTTGTGGTTAGTATTGAGACTATTCAGCAACAAGGAATTGAGCTTACTCCGGAGATAGAATCAGTTTTTCCGGAAGTAAAATCCAGAGTTTTGGATTTGGCCAATCAATTGTTGAAAGCGTACGAGGTAGTTTAG